One window of Bactrocera tryoni isolate S06 chromosome 2, CSIRO_BtryS06_freeze2, whole genome shotgun sequence genomic DNA carries:
- the LOC120769145 gene encoding angiotensin-converting enzyme-related protein, producing MKSLIFHIFLLYCLLHTTNSAENSTEVLTKFLANVNQNLATLYNREVLANWQLEVKGPNYLYALLQSELTSEEIMNYVQSIVPKATKFKRLNAGNPQQQRQLSQIPERGYEALSPADLKLMYIVTKNMGDIYKNTKLCSFHDRKQCNLTLIPAVQNILHNSNDVAEIEYYWLEWRRKTGMPAKQDFVSFVELYRKTAQLNGFSTPSEFWFKDLEENSAQTVTLLEGFMQRLQPLFQEFHAHVRGKLRKLYGEELIPRGKPYPQNLAEIFIGNAFRRADPEWYIEFPYPEVGVPNITAGLLRRGLNNAQRVFWNVAEYFRSMGMPQIEDTFWSHNARPKADLDEEELRCWHKAWKFYGIKRVNFSYCPLVDEERFFNMYEALTDVYYYRAYDQQPTLFAEEPFPNFSDALGKMFALSASSPRYLEKLKVLERGRVSKELRINRLYWQGLRTIFLIPVFYVLDRYRVDVLDERLNISDNCAYWQLTTDFTGAEPPVSRSNEDFDAPAKLLIEVDDQYTSQIMSTVLQYQLYKHFCEISGQYKSNDENYPLDLCDLSNQRQIGPLVMEAMSLGSSKSYKDILQIMTKESAINMDGLLAYFQPLYEWLVEQNRLDDVEIGWEPTTKCT from the exons ATGAAGTCGctgatatttcatatttttctg CTGTATTGCCTACTACACACGACCAACTCGGCAGAGAATTCCACCGAAGTTTTAACGAAATTCCTTGCAAATGTTAACCAGAATCTAGCCACACTTTACAATCGCGAAGTGCTTGCCAATTGGCAACTGGAGGTAAAAGGTCCAAACTATCTCTATGCTCTATTGCAGTCAGAGTTGACTAGTGAAGAGATAATGAATTATGTGCAAAGCATAGTACCCAAGGCTACCAAGTTCAAGCGCTTAAATGCGGGCAATCCACAACAGCAACGCCAATTGTCACAGATACCCGAAAGAGGTTATGAAGCATTGTCTCCTGCGGATCTTAAATTGATGTACATTGTTACCAAAAATATGGGTGACATTTATAAGAATACGAAGCTTTGCTCTTTCCATGACAGAAAGCAATGTAATTTAACCCTAATACCGGCGGTGCAGAATATCTTACATAACAGTAATGATGTTGCTGAAATTGAGTATTACTGGTTGGAATGGCGTCGGAAGACTGGTATGCCCGCAAAGCAAGATTTTGTGTCGTTTGTTGAGTTGTATAGGAAGACGGCGCAGTTGAACG GTTTCTCCACGCCATCTGAGTTCTGGTTTAAAGACCTAGAAGAGAATAGCGCACAGACTGTTACACTATTGGAAGGTTTCATGCAACGTTTGCAACCGCTTTTTCAGGAATTCCATGCCCATGTCCGCGGAAAATTGAGAAAGTTATATGGTGAGGAGTTGATACCTCGCGGTAAGCCATATCCACAGAATCTCGCAGAGATTTTCATAGGAAATGCATTTCGCCGTGCCGATCCCGAATGGTACATAGAATTCCCTTACCCTGAAGTCGGTGTGCCTAATATAACCGCTGGCCTGTTGCGACGTGGTTTGAATAATGCGCAGCGTGTATTTTGGAATGTGGCCGAGTACTTCCGCTCTATGGGCATGCCACAAATCGAAGA CACTTTTTGGTCTCATAATGCACGCcctaaagccgatttggatgaaGAGGAGTTGCgttgttggcataaagcctgGAAGTTTTATGGTATCAAACGTGTTAACTTCTCATATTGCCCTCTAGTAGACGAAGAAAGATTCTTCAATATGTATGAAGCGTTAACTGATGTCTATTACTATCGCGCTTATGACCAGCAGCCAACACTGTTTGCCGAGGAACCCTTTCCCAATTTCAGCGATGCTTTGGGAAAAATGTTCGCTTTGTCAGCTTCGTCACCACGTTATTTGGAAAAGCTAAAGGTCTTAGAACGTGGTCGGGTGTCGAAAGAATTGAGAATAAATCGACTCTATTGGCAG ggCCTACGCACTATATTTTTGATTCCAGTATTCTATGTTCTGGACCGTTATCGAGTGGATGTGCTTGATGAACGCTTAAATATTTCCGATAATTGTGCCTATTGGCAGCTGACGACGGACTTTACGGGAGCAGAGCCACCTGTGAGTAGAAGCAATGAAGATTTTGATGCACCAGCAAAGCTGTTGATAGAAGTGGACGATCAATATACTAG TCAAATAATGAGCACAGTGCTGCAATATCAGCTCTATAAGCATTTCTGTGAAATCAGTGGACAATATAAGTCAAATGATGAAAACTATCCACTCGATTTATGTGATTTATCCAATCAACGCCAAATCGGACCGCTAGTGAT ggAAGCAATGTCCTTGGGCTCGTCGAAATCATATAAGGATATTCTTCAAATAATGACAAAGGAGTCAGCCATAAACATGGATGGGCTGCTGGCCTACTTTCAACCGCTTTACGAGTGGTTGGTGGAGCAAAATCGTTTAGATGATGTGGAAATTGGTTGGGAGCCAACAACGA AATGTACTTAA